In a single window of the Bacteroides acidifaciens genome:
- a CDS encoding glycoside hydrolase family 30 protein — MKMNLKKLCTLGTLLAFFSSIYAQSFIWISSTDNNIWKEAKTKLQADSQNIPLLSVDGTENIQIFKKWGTCFNELGWDALNMLPPKEQDAVLNNLFSPDGDLRFSMGRIPMNANDYARNWYSCDEVPGDFQLKYFNINRDKTTLIPYIKRVQRINPDMTFWASPWSPPSWMKVNHYYSVRSNAEVNQLPAKHEIALYEGTDNVDKTFYPKQVAVNDYFIQDTRYLQAYANYFCKFVSAYQEEGVAISRVMFQNEPWAYSIYPACAWTLEGIIRFNVEYFAPTIKKQHPGVQVYLGTLNTNRIELVEKVLSDPRMKDAVEGVGFQWWGGQILPEIRKRYPDYKYMQTESECGSGTFDWKAAEHTFNLISHYLGNGCEEYTFWNAILCDAGTSGWGWKQNALIRVDSKTASVTYTPEYYAVKHFSNKVVSGTKVLQYKAKGEDKLPVVIFLTPEKRYLVVAANFNDEPKNLTVKLGDKFLDVTLKAHSFNTFSMK, encoded by the coding sequence ATGAAAATGAATTTAAAGAAATTATGTACGCTGGGAACTCTTTTAGCGTTTTTTTCCAGTATATATGCTCAATCTTTTATCTGGATTAGCAGTACAGATAATAATATTTGGAAAGAAGCTAAAACCAAATTACAGGCAGATAGTCAAAATATCCCTTTATTGTCAGTAGATGGTACTGAAAATATACAGATATTCAAGAAGTGGGGAACTTGTTTTAATGAATTAGGTTGGGATGCTCTCAATATGTTGCCTCCTAAAGAACAGGACGCTGTTTTAAACAACCTGTTTTCTCCTGATGGAGATTTGCGCTTTTCCATGGGACGTATTCCTATGAATGCTAATGACTATGCCCGTAATTGGTACAGTTGTGATGAGGTGCCGGGTGATTTCCAATTGAAATATTTCAATATTAACCGTGATAAAACAACATTGATACCCTATATAAAGAGAGTTCAACGTATTAACCCCGATATGACTTTTTGGGCTTCTCCCTGGTCACCTCCTTCTTGGATGAAAGTCAATCATTACTATTCTGTGAGGAGCAATGCCGAGGTGAACCAATTGCCGGCTAAGCATGAAATAGCTCTTTATGAAGGTACTGATAATGTAGATAAGACATTTTATCCCAAGCAAGTAGCTGTCAACGACTATTTTATTCAAGATACTCGCTATTTGCAAGCCTATGCCAATTACTTCTGTAAATTCGTATCTGCTTATCAGGAAGAAGGAGTTGCTATTTCTCGTGTAATGTTTCAGAATGAGCCGTGGGCTTATTCCATCTATCCGGCTTGTGCATGGACTCTAGAGGGTATTATTCGTTTCAATGTGGAATATTTTGCGCCGACAATAAAGAAACAGCATCCTGGTGTTCAAGTTTATTTGGGTACGCTCAATACAAACCGTATTGAACTGGTAGAAAAGGTTCTTTCTGATCCCCGCATGAAAGATGCCGTCGAAGGTGTCGGTTTCCAATGGTGGGGTGGACAAATTCTCCCTGAAATCCGTAAAAGGTATCCTGATTATAAATATATGCAGACTGAAAGTGAATGTGGCTCCGGTACATTCGATTGGAAAGCTGCCGAACATACTTTCAACCTAATCAGTCATTATTTAGGAAATGGCTGTGAGGAATATACTTTCTGGAATGCTATCTTGTGTGATGCAGGGACAAGTGGCTGGGGCTGGAAACAGAATGCATTGATTCGTGTAGACTCAAAGACTGCTTCGGTTACTTATACTCCAGAGTATTATGCAGTAAAACATTTCAGCAACAAGGTGGTTTCGGGAACTAAAGTATTACAATATAAAGCAAAAGGTGAAGATAAACTGCCTGTTGTTATATTCCTTACACCGGAGAAAAGATATTTGGTTGTAGCTGCCAATTTTAATGACGAGCCGAAGAATTTAACAGTGAAGTTAGGTGATAAGTTTTTAGATGTAACTTTAAAAGCACACTCCTTCAATACATTTAGTATGAAATAA